The following proteins come from a genomic window of Candidatus Bathyarchaeia archaeon:
- a CDS encoding IPT/TIG domain-containing protein, with translation MRSGQGKMLALLFAAFFIFASTEAPAQAQRKGRIVLPRELATGMPATLGVLGPDGHTEATVQILLSDGETLTTDESGRAHFLAPASPGILFARIQGTENCAAGEVQKPEDAAKLSLDAATRLDPLNGQVEIRGSGFDGDADKNEVILGASRALVLAASPSELFVLPPPDSQPGMTELNLTISGQTASTPITLVRVDAPLQNFSQRKKKRIKIRIIGTVEPVSLQIHNNQPDVVQVLSKGDLLQTIGGTDNSVEIRLKGLRTGEFSLSVQIIRKIDAASMPVARDFLKAARKIAPTAEKSIFEDVLGNLRKNNPDVSALRVQLQKLASEDLAGDYGALIRAAKESLFGPE, from the coding sequence ATGCGCAGTGGACAGGGTAAGATGCTTGCCTTACTTTTCGCCGCCTTTTTCATATTTGCCTCCACAGAAGCCCCGGCTCAAGCGCAGCGAAAAGGCCGAATTGTTTTGCCACGAGAGCTCGCAACAGGCATGCCCGCAACTCTGGGTGTCCTCGGGCCAGATGGGCACACTGAAGCAACCGTGCAAATCTTATTGTCTGACGGAGAAACGCTCACCACAGACGAGAGTGGCCGAGCACATTTTCTCGCCCCCGCTTCCCCGGGTATTCTATTTGCGCGAATTCAAGGCACGGAGAATTGCGCGGCTGGTGAAGTGCAGAAGCCCGAAGATGCTGCGAAATTAAGTTTGGACGCAGCGACCCGCCTCGATCCTCTAAACGGACAAGTAGAAATCCGCGGCTCCGGGTTTGATGGCGATGCCGACAAGAATGAAGTGATTCTGGGCGCGAGCCGCGCTCTTGTCCTTGCTGCCTCTCCCTCAGAGTTGTTTGTCCTTCCTCCACCAGATTCACAACCTGGTATGACAGAGTTGAATCTGACGATCAGTGGACAGACTGCTTCAACCCCGATTACGTTGGTCCGTGTTGATGCCCCTCTGCAGAATTTTTCTCAGAGAAAGAAGAAGAGGATCAAAATTCGGATTATCGGCACAGTCGAACCCGTCAGTCTCCAGATTCACAATAATCAGCCCGACGTCGTGCAAGTGTTGAGCAAAGGGGACCTCCTCCAGACTATCGGGGGCACCGACAATTCAGTCGAAATTCGACTAAAGGGTTTGCGAACTGGAGAATTTTCCTTATCGGTTCAGATAATTAGGAAAATTGATGCCGCCAGCATGCCTGTTGCTCGGGACTTCTTGAAGGCAGCACGAAAGATCGCGCCAACCGCAGAGAAAAGTATCTTCGAGGATGTCCTCGGTAATTTAAGAAAGAACAATCCAGATGTCTCTGCGCTGCGCGTGCAACTCCAAAAACTAGCGTCAGAAGATCTTGCCGGAGATTACGGAGCTCTTATTCGCGCAGCAAAGGAATCACTCTTTGGGCCGGAATGA